A genomic window from Paenibacillus sp. FSL K6-0276 includes:
- a CDS encoding transglutaminase domain-containing protein, with amino-acid sequence MRNWWNQMKFSWHRSVGLFWLLIIAQQWISYTEPIWLSQTTSSVWTALLTVAVIEILIPVKVQFRLIMEAAAIIYIVYRTITNYGIYVADPWATTLTDRLQDISVHMVPYIWFALGASALLLLSSWWVSSKRRILWFIGMNIVALAALDSFTSIVLWQEVAWTVFAGMGWLVSQHLRSFQLHYPRGWVHLLEYPSKIVMNIAIVFSLVILIGVNMPDVRPTLTDPYTAWQEWNGIGKSSGKSTTGSTKSSTGSSSSANNTSSGYSLNDDNLGGGFNFDYTPVMTVVSDLRTYMRGETRRVYSGSGWSDKDRLKRGPIEEVETGKILEQSVASKVTTRTLKQTVRVLNNNEFPVLFGAYSVTSVDSLNGEEAGNGLFWRNRDSELLWDMDRKNRDYPSSFELTSEVPVIPVQELTAKTYEELYKGNDLEEIFLQLPDDFPQRVKDLAEEITAQGTTPYEKTALLQQYLQQTFPYTNKPDISRVSSKDFVDGFLFELKEGYCDYYSTALVTMARSLNIPARWVKGYAPGEQPEMPMNPAQQQAGTANNNYTITNADAHSWAEVYFGEYGWIPVEATPGFNVPLLTQNEQVPEIEPKDEVEETEPEPTTANNAQEDQGLHVGVWVVLAAVVVLLSWTIFKIWHIRFKLRFLVQQMRMGRPLSPDQKVVAETERWVRYLQRKGMMKEEHETLREAVARWNQERPVVANHLSSLLTMFEQAKYSPDVIEDKDWQSVYTEALRLRRTIRSKK; translated from the coding sequence ATGAGAAACTGGTGGAATCAGATGAAATTCTCCTGGCACCGTTCCGTCGGCCTGTTTTGGCTGTTGATTATTGCACAGCAGTGGATTTCTTATACGGAACCCATCTGGTTAAGTCAGACGACTTCATCCGTATGGACTGCTCTATTAACAGTCGCAGTGATCGAAATTTTGATTCCTGTTAAAGTTCAGTTCAGACTTATTATGGAAGCCGCAGCTATTATCTATATCGTATATCGCACCATTACTAATTATGGAATATACGTTGCTGATCCGTGGGCAACAACCCTTACAGACAGACTGCAAGATATTAGTGTTCATATGGTGCCGTATATCTGGTTTGCTCTTGGTGCCTCTGCTTTGCTTTTGCTATCGTCTTGGTGGGTATCCTCGAAGAGGCGTATCTTATGGTTTATAGGAATGAACATTGTAGCATTGGCTGCTCTTGATTCCTTTACATCTATTGTTTTGTGGCAGGAAGTTGCCTGGACGGTATTTGCGGGTATGGGATGGCTTGTCAGCCAGCACCTGAGAAGTTTCCAGCTTCATTATCCGCGTGGATGGGTTCATTTGCTGGAATATCCCTCGAAAATAGTCATGAATATCGCCATCGTCTTCTCTCTGGTTATCCTAATCGGAGTGAATATGCCGGATGTAAGACCTACTCTGACGGATCCTTATACGGCGTGGCAAGAATGGAATGGAATTGGAAAGTCTTCTGGTAAGAGCACAACTGGATCAACGAAATCTAGTACGGGCTCAAGCTCCTCTGCTAACAATACTTCGTCTGGCTATAGTCTGAATGATGACAATTTGGGCGGGGGCTTTAACTTCGATTATACCCCAGTGATGACAGTGGTTTCGGATTTACGTACTTATATGCGTGGAGAAACACGCAGAGTATACTCTGGAAGTGGATGGTCGGATAAGGATCGATTGAAGCGGGGACCTATAGAAGAGGTGGAAACGGGGAAAATTTTAGAACAAAGTGTGGCTTCTAAGGTGACGACTCGCACGTTGAAACAGACGGTTAGAGTGCTTAACAATAATGAGTTTCCTGTGTTATTCGGTGCTTATTCAGTTACTTCTGTGGATTCATTAAATGGGGAAGAAGCCGGGAATGGTCTTTTCTGGAGAAATCGTGATAGTGAGCTTCTATGGGATATGGATAGAAAGAACCGCGATTATCCTTCGAGCTTCGAGCTGACTTCTGAAGTTCCTGTCATTCCTGTTCAGGAATTGACAGCGAAGACCTATGAGGAGCTATACAAAGGTAATGATCTGGAGGAAATCTTCCTTCAGTTACCTGATGATTTTCCTCAAAGGGTTAAAGATCTGGCCGAGGAAATTACAGCACAAGGAACAACACCGTATGAAAAAACAGCGCTTTTGCAACAATACTTACAACAAACCTTTCCATACACCAACAAGCCGGATATATCACGCGTTTCAAGTAAGGATTTTGTAGATGGATTTTTGTTTGAGCTGAAGGAAGGATACTGTGATTATTATTCTACGGCACTAGTTACTATGGCACGTTCTCTTAACATTCCTGCAAGATGGGTTAAGGGGTACGCACCTGGGGAACAGCCAGAAATGCCAATGAATCCGGCGCAACAGCAGGCGGGTACGGCGAATAATAACTACACGATCACCAATGCAGATGCCCATTCTTGGGCCGAGGTCTATTTTGGTGAATATGGTTGGATTCCGGTTGAAGCTACACCGGGGTTTAATGTTCCTCTCTTGACTCAGAATGAGCAAGTTCCTGAGATAGAGCCTAAAGACGAGGTTGAAGAAACTGAACCTGAACCAACAACTGCAAATAACGCACAAGAAGATCAAGGCTTACATGTGGGTGTATGGGTAGTTTTGGCGGCTGTGGTTGTGCTGCTGTCCTGGACGATTTTTAAAATTTGGCATATACGCTTTAAACTTCGCTTCTTGGTTCAACAGATGCGGATGGGTCGTCCTTTATCGCCTGATCAGAAAGTTGTGGCGGAAACTGAGCGTTGGGTAAGATATTTACAACGTAAGGGAATGATGAAAGAAGAGCATGAAACACTGCGTGAAGCTGTAGCTCGCTGGAACCAGGAACGACCTGTTGTGGCCAATCATCTTTCTTCACTGCTGACGATGTTTGAACAGGCGAAGTATAGCCCTGATGTTATTGAAGACAAAGACTGGCAGAGCGTGTATACTGAAGCTTTGCGGCTGCGGAGAACGATAAGATCCAAGAAATAG